A genome region from Rhodopseudomonas boonkerdii includes the following:
- a CDS encoding GntR family transcriptional regulator: MSNTATTPLPAPATLSTALVVRLRDAIMRGELLPGSKLNLDRLRAAFGVSLSPLREALCRLENDGLVALIDQRGYRVTPVSAENLTEIIRLRIEFEGLAIREAIEHGDIAWEGRVLGALHQLSRCKRGSRSVAEQEVWEVAHRAFHAELIAACGMPLLRQFCATLHDQSDRYRRIFLKKHRPDRDVPAEHTAMAHAVIERRTRDATRILREHIERTGRNIQAALQK; encoded by the coding sequence ATGAGCAACACAGCCACCACGCCCCTTCCGGCGCCCGCCACCCTCTCGACCGCCCTCGTCGTCCGTCTGCGCGACGCCATCATGCGCGGCGAGTTGTTGCCCGGCAGCAAGCTCAATCTCGACCGCCTGCGCGCCGCCTTCGGCGTCAGCCTCAGCCCGTTGCGCGAGGCGCTGTGCCGGCTCGAGAATGACGGTCTCGTCGCGCTGATCGACCAGCGCGGCTATCGCGTCACGCCGGTTTCGGCCGAGAATCTGACCGAGATCATCCGTCTGCGTATCGAATTCGAGGGACTGGCGATCAGGGAGGCCATCGAACACGGCGACATCGCATGGGAAGGCCGCGTGCTGGGCGCGCTTCACCAGCTCAGCCGTTGCAAGCGCGGCTCACGGTCAGTCGCCGAACAGGAGGTCTGGGAGGTCGCGCACCGCGCCTTCCACGCCGAACTGATCGCGGCCTGCGGAATGCCATTGCTGCGCCAGTTCTGCGCCACCCTGCATGACCAGAGCGATCGCTATCGCCGCATCTTCCTGAAGAAGCATCGGCCGGATCGCGACGTTCCCGCGGAACATACGGCCATGGCCCATGCGGTAATCGAGCGCCGCACACGCGATGCGACCCGAATCTTGCGCGAACATATCGAACGCACCGGACGCAATATTCAGGCCGCTCTCCAGAAATAG
- a CDS encoding amidohydrolase family protein — protein MSSHTSGSPKPCPGPDRHPRRPAFAMPKGACDTHVHVFGPQAQFPFSDQRSYTPEDCTYEDLMQLHDVLGVDRAVIVHGGAHGTDNSATLAALDRNPTRLRGVAVIPSGLPESELADMHRRGMRGCRMSTVVSGGASFAHLDRLAGETFDLGWHLVLHFNKATELVDIAPQLLATRSPFVLDHLARISAAEGVDSEPFRTLLRLLDTDRCWVKLASLYRLSAEPYPHRDMLPMIEKVVALRPDRILWGSNWPHPICPVAMPNDGDLVDLIPLWLPCARSQKLALVDNPASLYGFESIS, from the coding sequence ATGAGTTCACACACATCCGGCTCGCCCAAACCCTGCCCCGGTCCCGACCGCCATCCGAGGCGTCCGGCCTTCGCCATGCCGAAAGGCGCGTGCGACACCCATGTCCACGTCTTCGGTCCGCAGGCGCAGTTTCCCTTCAGCGATCAGCGCAGCTACACGCCGGAGGACTGCACCTATGAAGACCTCATGCAGCTTCACGACGTGCTCGGCGTCGATCGCGCCGTGATCGTGCATGGCGGCGCGCATGGCACCGACAACAGCGCCACCCTGGCGGCGCTCGACCGCAATCCGACCCGCTTGCGCGGCGTGGCCGTGATCCCCTCAGGCCTCCCCGAAAGCGAACTTGCGGACATGCATCGCCGCGGCATGCGCGGCTGCCGGATGTCGACGGTGGTGAGCGGCGGCGCGTCCTTTGCGCATCTGGACCGCCTCGCTGGCGAAACCTTCGATCTCGGCTGGCATCTGGTCCTGCATTTCAACAAGGCCACGGAGCTCGTCGACATCGCGCCGCAATTGCTGGCGACGCGCAGTCCGTTCGTGCTCGATCACCTGGCCCGCATCAGCGCCGCCGAAGGCGTCGATTCCGAACCGTTCCGGACACTGCTCCGCCTGCTCGATACGGATCGCTGCTGGGTCAAGCTCGCCAGCCTGTACCGGCTGTCCGCCGAGCCCTATCCGCATCGCGACATGCTGCCCATGATCGAGAAGGTTGTCGCCCTCCGCCCGGATCGGATCCTGTGGGGCAGCAACTGGCCGCATCCGATCTGTCCCGTGGCGATGCCGAATGACGGCGATCTCGTCGATCTCATTCCACTCTGGCTGCCCTGCGCCCGATCGCAGAAACTGGCACTGGTGGACAACCCGGCTTCGCTCTACGGTTTCGAATCCATCAGTTGA
- a CDS encoding Bug family tripartite tricarboxylate transporter substrate binding protein: MRYWVSAVTALVMASVIGQPAQAAGFPDRGVKIVVPFPAGGSNDVVARLLGTKLSELWGQPVVVDNRPGGGGNIGAEAVARSPADGYTLLLTAPGPLAVNQSLYTQLPFNPVQDFTPVALIASVPIVLAVNPGVKATTVAELVALAKASPGKLNFGSSGLGSTNHLAGELLKTRAGIDIVHVPYRGAAPAMNDLIGGQIPILFDNMPAVRPQVQGKTIRALAVAGATRSSLFPELPTMAEAGIANFEASSWFGLVAPAKMPPDVTKALIGGVAKVMKDPDMTKRLAEVGAEPGTLSGDAFGAFLRTESQKWGQVVKTAGAKVD, translated from the coding sequence GTGAGGTATTGGGTTTCTGCAGTCACGGCGCTGGTGATGGCGTCCGTGATCGGTCAGCCGGCACAGGCCGCGGGGTTTCCGGACCGCGGCGTCAAGATCGTGGTGCCGTTCCCGGCCGGGGGATCGAATGATGTGGTGGCGCGGTTGCTCGGCACCAAGCTGTCCGAACTCTGGGGCCAGCCGGTGGTGGTCGACAATCGCCCCGGCGGCGGCGGCAATATCGGCGCCGAGGCGGTGGCCCGTTCGCCCGCCGACGGCTACACGCTGCTGCTGACAGCGCCGGGGCCGCTCGCAGTCAATCAATCGCTTTATACGCAGCTGCCGTTCAATCCGGTGCAGGATTTCACGCCGGTGGCGCTGATCGCTTCGGTGCCGATCGTGCTCGCTGTGAATCCCGGCGTGAAGGCGACGACCGTGGCCGAACTCGTCGCGCTGGCGAAGGCGTCGCCGGGCAAGCTGAATTTCGGATCGTCGGGCCTTGGATCGACCAATCATCTCGCCGGCGAATTGCTGAAGACACGCGCCGGTATCGACATCGTGCATGTGCCTTATCGCGGGGCAGCGCCGGCGATGAACGATCTCATCGGTGGACAGATCCCGATCCTGTTCGACAACATGCCGGCGGTTCGTCCCCAGGTGCAAGGCAAGACGATCCGCGCGCTGGCCGTTGCCGGTGCGACCCGCTCATCGCTTTTCCCGGAGCTGCCGACGATGGCCGAGGCCGGCATCGCGAATTTCGAGGCGTCGTCATGGTTCGGCCTCGTGGCGCCGGCGAAGATGCCGCCGGACGTCACCAAGGCCTTGATCGGCGGCGTGGCGAAGGTGATGAAGGACCCCGATATGACGAAGCGGCTGGCGGAGGTCGGGGCCGAGCCCGGCACCTTGTCCGGCGACGCGTTCGGCGCTTTCCTCCGCACCGAGTCGCAGAAATGGGGGCAGGTGGTGAAGACCGCAGGGGCGAAGGTCGACTGA
- a CDS encoding carboxymuconolactone decarboxylase family protein, with protein sequence MSKTDAKLDELKARYETMIGFTPPKIAKRLELGMRVDPGLVAALEDWRIAALTPAALDQKTVQLMAFAILLVQTSEAAANHARAAIKAGATLDELHASAGIAALFRGVAAFNMAGEILAGLFPETRSD encoded by the coding sequence ATGTCGAAAACAGATGCCAAGCTCGATGAACTGAAAGCCCGCTACGAGACCATGATCGGCTTCACGCCGCCGAAGATCGCAAAGCGGCTCGAGCTTGGCATGCGCGTCGACCCCGGTCTTGTCGCTGCGCTTGAAGACTGGCGCATCGCCGCGCTCACGCCGGCGGCGCTCGATCAGAAGACGGTGCAGCTGATGGCGTTTGCCATCCTGCTGGTGCAGACCTCCGAAGCCGCCGCCAATCACGCCAGGGCGGCCATCAAGGCGGGGGCGACGCTGGACGAACTCCACGCCAGCGCCGGCATCGCCGCACTCTTCCGCGGCGTCGCGGCCTTCAACATGGCAGGCGAGATTCTCGCGGGCCTGTTTCCGGAAACACGCTCCGATTGA
- a CDS encoding CsbD family protein — protein sequence MSGTTDKIKGIANEAVGKAKQGIGEITGSDKLKAEGAAQEAKGDAQKAMGDAKNATKDAIDKTADALKKPL from the coding sequence ATGAGCGGCACCACCGACAAGATCAAGGGCATCGCCAATGAGGCAGTTGGCAAGGCCAAGCAGGGCATCGGCGAGATCACCGGATCCGACAAACTCAAGGCAGAAGGCGCGGCGCAGGAAGCCAAGGGCGACGCGCAGAAGGCTATGGGCGACGCCAAAAATGCGACGAAGGATGCGATCGACAAGACCGCTGATGCGCTCAAGAAGCCGCTCTGA
- a CDS encoding GNAT family N-acetyltransferase, translating to MTQDLTIISAPAFSMICNEAFSLRKEVFVREQGVSEAEEFDIDDLTAVHLVALLAGEVVGTLRLVSEDRHIKIGRVAVSHGARGKGIAKQMISRAMKTSKSAGNERFHLAAQVDKVGFYMKLGFKAYGEEFMDGGMPHVAMRNYD from the coding sequence ATGACCCAAGACCTGACGATTATAAGTGCCCCGGCGTTCTCGATGATTTGCAATGAAGCGTTCTCATTGCGAAAGGAGGTCTTTGTCCGTGAGCAAGGAGTGTCTGAGGCCGAAGAGTTTGACATCGATGACCTCACAGCGGTGCATTTGGTTGCCCTACTCGCTGGTGAAGTTGTCGGGACCCTGCGGTTGGTCTCGGAAGACAGACATATCAAAATAGGTCGGGTCGCCGTTTCCCATGGCGCGAGGGGTAAAGGTATTGCAAAGCAGATGATCTCGCGTGCGATGAAAACTTCGAAGTCTGCTGGGAATGAGCGCTTTCACCTAGCGGCACAGGTCGACAAAGTCGGCTTTTACATGAAGCTGGGCTTTAAAGCCTATGGTGAAGAGTTCATGGATGGCGGCATGCCTCACGTGGCTATGCGAAACTATGATTGA
- a CDS encoding GAF domain-containing protein, whose protein sequence is MAGDSLSPTRDEVLAVLGDYIRDVADPEELAYLAAELLGKTLQVSRAGYGTIDAAAETIAIAKDWNAPGVRSLAGVLKFRDYGRYIEDLKRGETVVFADARQDPRVGDNAEALEQISARAIVNMPVLESNGVVALLYLNHNQVRSWSDTELSLIREVAERTRTAVERRRAETVVRENESRLRFLDELGSRTAGAQTADEILSVTTQLLGQRLSVANCAYADMDGDQDGFTIRGDWAAPGAKHILGHYSLADFGTKAVRELGAGRPLIINDNLKELAPHEAQTFQSIGIGATICMPFLKDGRLTALMAIHHAHPHVWTAQELALLEEVTSRSWAHIERVRSDDAARQAADRLSLATKAAGIGIWDYDPISGTLRWDNQCRAMFGLRPDAQVTYERSFLQGLHPDDRDRIHEAVSKALDPASPTSYDVEFRTVGIDDGVERWIAATGDAIFDSARAVRFVGTVIDITDLKRTERHLRILNDTGASVARERDLEKIVQTVTDAGVELSGAQFGAFFYNVLTPDGGSYMLYALSGVPRSAFENFPMPRNTAVFEPTFLGTSVVRSDNILEDPRYGKNAPRKGMPDGHLPVRSYLAVPVISRSGEVLGGLFFGDEQTGKFQESHETALLGIAGHAATAIDNARLFNAAERELNERRRAEAELQALNYSLEQRVQEEIAERSKAEQQLQQAQKMEAVGQLTGGIAHDFNNMLAVVIGGLNLAKRKLDRGEIDVTRFIDGALDGANRAANLTQRLLAFSRQQPLAPKVLGVNRMISGMSDLLDRSLGELIQIESVLAAGLWNVKADQAQLESAVLNLAVNARDAMPKGGRLTIETANAAVDEKYAHEYAIQPGQYVLVAVTDTGAGMPADVLTKAFDPFYTTKEIGKGTGLGLSQVYGFVRQSGGHVKIYSEIGVGTSVKIYLPRFLGEDSAHEPANEGIRQSCGQLKEVILVVEDEDRVRAVSVETLRELGYSVIEAGGATEALRKIKDGAKPDLLFTDVVMPEMTGSELAKIVGELCPGIPVLYTTGYTRNAIVHNGVLDAGTQLISKPYTIEELAKKVRNLLDDLDN, encoded by the coding sequence ATGGCCGGGGATAGTTTGTCGCCGACTCGCGACGAAGTGCTGGCCGTTCTTGGAGATTACATCAGGGACGTTGCCGATCCGGAGGAGCTGGCTTATCTCGCGGCCGAGCTGCTCGGCAAAACGCTACAAGTCAGCCGCGCCGGATACGGCACTATCGACGCAGCGGCCGAAACGATCGCGATCGCTAAAGACTGGAATGCGCCGGGCGTTCGCAGTCTCGCGGGCGTGCTGAAGTTCCGGGACTACGGGAGATACATTGAGGACTTGAAGCGCGGCGAGACCGTGGTTTTTGCAGATGCCAGGCAAGATCCGCGGGTCGGAGACAACGCTGAGGCCTTGGAACAGATTTCGGCTCGCGCCATCGTCAACATGCCCGTACTGGAGTCCAACGGTGTCGTGGCGCTCCTTTACCTCAATCACAACCAAGTCCGGTCCTGGAGCGATACGGAGCTCAGCCTCATACGCGAGGTCGCCGAACGCACCCGTACGGCGGTTGAAAGGCGGCGGGCTGAGACGGTCGTTCGTGAAAACGAGTCTCGATTAAGATTTCTAGACGAACTGGGCAGCCGCACAGCCGGAGCGCAAACGGCTGACGAGATTCTCTCAGTCACGACCCAGTTGCTTGGCCAGCGCCTTTCTGTCGCCAACTGCGCTTACGCGGATATGGATGGCGACCAAGACGGCTTTACGATCAGGGGCGACTGGGCGGCCCCCGGCGCCAAACATATCCTTGGCCACTACAGCCTCGCGGATTTCGGAACAAAAGCCGTGCGAGAGCTAGGCGCAGGTCGACCGCTGATCATCAACGATAACCTCAAGGAACTGGCGCCGCATGAAGCGCAGACCTTCCAGTCTATCGGCATCGGCGCAACGATCTGCATGCCATTTCTCAAAGATGGTCGGCTTACCGCCCTCATGGCGATCCACCACGCCCATCCGCACGTCTGGACAGCCCAAGAGCTCGCGCTGCTCGAAGAGGTAACATCCAGATCGTGGGCGCATATTGAACGTGTGAGATCTGATGATGCGGCGCGGCAGGCCGCGGACCGATTAAGCCTAGCAACCAAAGCTGCCGGCATCGGCATCTGGGACTACGACCCCATAAGCGGCACGTTGCGCTGGGACAATCAGTGCAGAGCCATGTTTGGACTCCGGCCGGACGCGCAGGTGACATACGAGCGCTCATTTTTGCAAGGGCTTCACCCGGATGATCGCGATCGCATCCATGAAGCGGTTTCGAAAGCTCTCGATCCTGCGTCGCCAACCTCCTACGACGTCGAATTCCGCACTGTCGGTATCGATGATGGGGTGGAGCGATGGATTGCCGCAACCGGCGACGCAATCTTTGACAGCGCGCGGGCTGTGCGTTTTGTCGGGACGGTCATCGATATCACCGACCTGAAGAGAACGGAACGACACCTTCGCATTCTTAACGATACCGGGGCCTCAGTCGCCCGCGAGCGTGATCTTGAGAAGATCGTTCAAACCGTCACCGACGCCGGTGTTGAACTGTCCGGCGCCCAGTTCGGCGCGTTTTTTTACAATGTCCTGACCCCGGACGGTGGCAGCTATATGCTCTATGCCCTTTCGGGCGTGCCACGTTCCGCTTTCGAGAATTTTCCGATGCCGCGCAACACGGCGGTTTTCGAACCGACCTTTCTCGGTACGTCGGTTGTGAGATCCGACAATATCCTTGAAGATCCCCGCTACGGGAAGAACGCGCCAAGGAAGGGGATGCCGGATGGACACCTGCCGGTGCGTTCCTATCTTGCGGTCCCAGTCATCTCCCGCAGCGGGGAAGTGCTCGGCGGTCTGTTCTTCGGCGACGAGCAAACCGGAAAATTTCAGGAGAGCCATGAGACGGCACTTCTTGGCATTGCAGGACACGCGGCGACCGCCATCGACAACGCTCGGCTGTTCAACGCTGCCGAGCGCGAACTGAACGAACGTCGCCGCGCAGAAGCCGAGCTGCAGGCCTTGAACTACAGCCTCGAGCAGCGCGTGCAGGAAGAAATCGCAGAGCGATCCAAAGCTGAACAACAGCTGCAACAGGCGCAGAAGATGGAGGCGGTCGGCCAACTGACTGGCGGCATCGCGCATGACTTCAATAACATGCTCGCGGTCGTCATCGGCGGACTCAATCTTGCCAAGCGGAAGCTCGATCGCGGCGAAATCGACGTCACGCGGTTTATCGACGGGGCGCTGGATGGCGCGAATCGCGCAGCCAATTTGACGCAAAGACTGTTGGCATTTTCCCGCCAGCAGCCGCTTGCGCCCAAGGTGCTGGGGGTCAATCGGATGATCTCAGGGATGAGCGACCTGCTCGATCGCTCGCTTGGAGAGCTCATTCAGATCGAATCCGTGCTAGCGGCTGGACTGTGGAATGTGAAGGCGGATCAGGCTCAGCTTGAAAGCGCCGTGCTCAATCTGGCGGTCAACGCCCGGGACGCGATGCCGAAGGGCGGGCGTCTCACCATCGAGACCGCAAATGCCGCAGTCGATGAGAAGTATGCGCATGAGTACGCCATTCAGCCGGGCCAGTACGTTTTGGTTGCTGTCACGGACACCGGTGCAGGCATGCCCGCAGATGTGCTCACAAAAGCCTTCGACCCGTTCTACACTACGAAGGAGATTGGTAAAGGGACGGGCCTCGGCCTCAGCCAGGTCTACGGTTTCGTTCGGCAGTCGGGCGGTCACGTCAAAATCTACTCGGAAATCGGCGTCGGCACCTCGGTCAAGATCTACTTGCCACGGTTTCTGGGCGAGGACAGTGCGCACGAGCCGGCCAATGAGGGTATTCGGCAAAGCTGCGGGCAGCTCAAAGAGGTCATCCTGGTCGTCGAGGATGAAGATCGCGTCCGTGCCGTTTCGGTCGAGACCTTGCGGGAGCTCGGCTATAGCGTGATTGAGGCCGGTGGCGCCACGGAAGCCCTGCGCAAGATCAAGGACGGTGCAAAGCCGGACCTGCTGTTCACCGACGTGGTGATGCCCGAGATGACCGGCAGCGAACTCGCGAAGATCGTGGGAGAGCTCTGCCCCGGCATCCCTGTGCTTTACACGACCGGCTATACACGCAACGCCATCGTGCACAACGGCGTGCTGGACGCCGGGACGCAGCTGATCTCAAAGCCTTATACGATTGAAGAGCTGGCCAAGAAGGTCCGAAACCTACTCGATGACCTCGACAATTGA
- a CDS encoding 2Fe-2S iron-sulfur cluster-binding protein encodes MAEAASPATEVASAVAIEPVAFTLIINGQPTALHLDTRTTLLDALREHLGLTGTKKGCDHGQCGACTVLVHGRRINACLSLAVMHQGDDITTIEGLATGDDLHPMQAAFIAHDGFQCGYCTPGQICSAIGMLQEARAGWPSHVSGNVAATTIALTDDEIRERMSGNICRCSAYPNIVAAIRDAAGKA; translated from the coding sequence ATGGCGGAGGCTGCATCGCCCGCTACGGAGGTCGCATCGGCGGTCGCCATCGAGCCTGTCGCATTCACGCTCATCATAAACGGCCAGCCGACGGCGTTGCACCTCGATACAAGAACCACACTGCTCGACGCGCTGCGCGAACATCTCGGTCTCACCGGCACGAAGAAGGGCTGCGATCACGGCCAGTGCGGCGCCTGCACCGTGCTCGTTCACGGCCGGCGCATCAATGCCTGCCTGTCGCTCGCCGTGATGCATCAGGGCGATGACATCACCACCATCGAGGGCCTTGCGACAGGTGACGATCTGCACCCGATGCAGGCTGCCTTCATCGCGCACGACGGTTTCCAGTGCGGCTATTGCACCCCCGGCCAGATCTGCTCCGCCATCGGCATGCTGCAGGAAGCGCGGGCGGGCTGGCCGAGCCATGTGAGTGGCAATGTCGCGGCGACCACCATCGCCCTCACCGATGACGAAATCCGCGAGCGCATGAGCGGCAACATCTGCCGCTGCTCCGCCTATCCCAACATCGTCGCCGCCATCCGCGACGCAGCCGGGAAGGCCTGA
- a CDS encoding helix-turn-helix domain-containing protein yields MSLDPLLGKGRIRASGVMANPAASRGWLGGRVILDHRRWTCREADLTWSAPSHVVILTRRGGTSLTSITCAGETSYRGMDRPGSLSFVPANVVRDGSYRDADLVYTALWIDPDFTSRLGIRNETLPILLNQRDTAIAAALQAFQEDLAAGVEFDSGYVEHLTGFIVHRIAQLDRRKVKRKTYGALSGGVMRRLEDFIDAHLASEMTLQQLADIARLPVDTFARRFKATTGLAPYAFILEQRVRHAEMILRAGETQIASVAARTGFCSQSHFSGTFKRLRGITPAAFARAVPES; encoded by the coding sequence ATGTCATTGGACCCATTGCTCGGCAAAGGTCGTATCCGGGCATCAGGCGTGATGGCGAATCCGGCTGCATCGCGCGGCTGGCTCGGCGGCCGCGTCATCCTCGACCATCGCCGCTGGACATGTCGCGAGGCCGACCTGACTTGGTCGGCCCCCTCCCATGTCGTGATCCTGACCCGCCGTGGCGGCACGTCGCTGACATCGATCACCTGTGCCGGCGAGACCAGCTATCGTGGCATGGACCGGCCGGGCTCGCTGTCCTTCGTCCCCGCCAATGTCGTTCGCGACGGCAGTTATCGTGACGCCGATCTGGTCTATACGGCGCTCTGGATCGATCCCGACTTCACATCCCGGCTCGGCATCCGCAACGAGACGCTTCCCATCCTGCTCAATCAGCGCGACACCGCCATAGCGGCGGCGCTACAGGCCTTTCAGGAAGATCTCGCCGCAGGCGTCGAATTCGACAGCGGCTATGTCGAGCATCTCACCGGCTTCATCGTGCACCGGATCGCGCAGCTCGACCGCCGCAAGGTGAAGCGCAAGACTTACGGCGCGTTGAGCGGCGGCGTCATGCGCCGGCTGGAAGACTTCATCGATGCCCATCTCGCCAGCGAGATGACGTTGCAGCAGCTCGCAGACATCGCGCGGCTGCCCGTCGATACCTTCGCGCGGCGCTTCAAGGCCACCACCGGCCTTGCGCCCTATGCCTTCATCCTCGAACAGCGCGTCCGCCACGCCGAGATGATCCTGCGCGCCGGCGAGACACAGATCGCCAGTGTGGCGGCACGGACCGGATTTTGCAGCCAGAGCCACTTTTCCGGCACCTTCAAGCGCCTGCGCGGCATCACGCCCGCCGCTTTCGCACGCGCCGTTCCGGAATCCTGA